From the genome of Cytobacillus luteolus, one region includes:
- a CDS encoding YozE family protein, which produces MNKTFYHFILKYRAVKVRDEISKFANDVYDDHSFPKGSSDYHEISSYLELNGQYLSSMSVFDEAWEIYLSDEIK; this is translated from the coding sequence ATGAACAAAACGTTTTATCATTTTATTTTAAAATATCGCGCTGTAAAGGTACGTGATGAAATTAGTAAGTTTGCTAATGACGTATATGATGATCATAGCTTTCCTAAAGGGTCTAGTGATTATCATGAAATTAGTTCCTATCTAGAATTAAACGGCCAGTATCTATCGAGTATGTCAGTATTCGATGAGGCATGGGAGATTTATCTTTCAGATGAAATAAAATAA
- a CDS encoding YozD family protein, whose translation MKEIDVVIDTEEIAEFFYNELIKRGYAPSEEEIEQIADITFEYLLEKSIIDEELEEDD comes from the coding sequence GTGAAAGAAATTGACGTTGTAATCGATACGGAGGAAATTGCAGAATTCTTTTACAATGAGCTGATCAAACGCGGCTATGCACCAAGTGAGGAAGAAATTGAGCAAATAGCGGACATAACCTTTGAATATTTACTTGAAAAGAGCATCATTGATGAAGAATTAGAAGAAGATGACTAA
- a CDS encoding sporulation protein, protein MSLFNKVFASVGIGAARVDTKLYETTFTAGEEIKGVVEITGGNIAQQIDEIYITLNTTYIKERNDSKMNQHAIIDKFRISESFTIEANEKKEIPFSYSLPLDIPVTMGKTRVWLQTGLDIKNAVDPTDRDFIEVRASQLMTAVLDTVSDLGFRLRKVDCEEAPYKFRRRLPFIQEFEFVPMSGSFRGKLDELELVFFPQSNSSVEVLMEVDRRARGLGSFLAEALEMDESLVRFTVSTTDLPQLKDKIHSIINRYS, encoded by the coding sequence ATGTCTTTATTTAATAAGGTTTTTGCAAGTGTTGGAATTGGAGCGGCAAGAGTGGATACAAAGCTTTATGAAACAACATTTACAGCTGGCGAGGAAATTAAAGGGGTTGTAGAAATCACCGGAGGGAACATCGCTCAGCAAATAGATGAAATATACATTACCTTAAACACAACGTATATAAAAGAAAGAAATGATTCTAAAATGAATCAACATGCGATTATTGATAAGTTTAGAATTTCTGAAAGCTTTACAATTGAAGCTAATGAGAAAAAAGAAATCCCATTTAGTTATTCTTTACCATTAGATATTCCTGTTACAATGGGAAAAACAAGGGTTTGGTTACAAACAGGGTTAGATATAAAAAATGCAGTTGACCCAACAGACAGAGATTTTATCGAAGTTAGAGCTTCTCAGTTGATGACAGCCGTGTTAGATACGGTTAGCGATTTAGGATTTCGTTTAAGAAAAGTAGATTGTGAAGAGGCACCGTATAAATTTAGAAGACGACTGCCATTCATTCAAGAGTTTGAATTTGTTCCAATGAGTGGTAGCTTCCGTGGAAAGCTTGACGAGTTAGAGCTTGTATTTTTCCCGCAATCAAACAGCTCAGTCGAAGTCTTAATGGAAGTAGATCGACGAGCTCGCGGACTAGGAAGCTTTTTAGCTGAAGCGCTAGAAATGGATGAATCTTTAGTACGCTTCACTGTTTCGACAACGGATCTTCCTCAGTTAAAGGATAAAATTCATTCAATCATAAACCGATATAGTTAA